A window of Psychroflexus sp. ALD_RP9 contains these coding sequences:
- a CDS encoding 4'-phosphopantetheinyl transferase superfamily protein, whose product MLGNDIVDLTEAKKQSNIFRSRYFDKTLTASEQYIVQQSVNPELCFWTIWTCKEAVYKSAQREFCFKAFYNPLQFQTHFLTEDKAKICFNKKVYDIDIKLNSNFIYSYTSNNFKTDYHIQPTQSLTLKKISNNFNQPVSLKKNEIGLPYLEFYSHQKICSVTHHGSFFALQYMC is encoded by the coding sequence ATGCTCGGCAACGATATTGTAGATTTAACAGAAGCCAAAAAACAATCGAATATTTTTAGATCGCGTTATTTTGATAAAACACTAACAGCTTCAGAACAATACATCGTTCAACAGTCCGTAAATCCAGAATTGTGTTTTTGGACAATTTGGACTTGTAAAGAAGCAGTTTATAAGTCTGCCCAACGTGAATTTTGTTTTAAAGCTTTTTATAATCCACTTCAATTTCAAACGCATTTTTTAACAGAAGATAAAGCTAAGATTTGTTTCAATAAAAAAGTATATGACATTGATATAAAGTTAAATAGTAATTTTATATATAGTTATACTTCAAATAATTTTAAAACTGATTATCATATTCAACCAACACAATCTTTAACCTTAAAAAAAATCTCAAATAATTTTAATCAACCTGTTTCATTAAAAAAAAATGAGATTGGTTTACCTTATTTAGAATTCTATTCTCATCAAAAAATTTGTTCTGTAACACATCATGGCTCATTTTTTGCGCTTCAATATATGTGTTAA
- a CDS encoding 3-hydroxyacyl-ACP dehydratase FabZ family protein, which translates to MQKYQSILDQLPYQHPFLFVDEIIEVDLNSIKGSYFFHRQHQFYKGHFKDFPITPGVILTECAAQIGLVCFGIFLLKTEGKSTKNLNCVMTSTEIEFLKPVFPNETVRVEAEKEYFRFNKLKSSVKLYNTVGELVLKGEISGMISTETHE; encoded by the coding sequence ATGCAGAAGTATCAATCTATTTTAGATCAATTACCCTACCAACATCCCTTTTTGTTTGTTGATGAAATTATTGAGGTTGATTTAAACTCAATAAAAGGTTCTTACTTTTTTCATCGTCAACACCAATTTTACAAAGGTCACTTTAAAGACTTTCCTATTACACCAGGTGTTATTTTAACTGAATGTGCAGCACAAATAGGCTTGGTCTGTTTTGGGATTTTTCTTTTAAAAACAGAAGGTAAATCAACTAAAAATTTGAACTGCGTAATGACTTCAACTGAAATTGAATTTTTAAAACCTGTTTTTCCTAATGAAACTGTTAGAGTAGAAGCTGAAAAAGAATACTTTAGATTTAACAAATTAAAATCTTCCGTAAAATTATATAATACGGTTGGTGAACTTGTTTTAAAGGGCGAAATTAGTGGAATGATTTCAACTGAAACACATGAATAA
- a CDS encoding acyl carrier protein — protein MTKDNIIQKLKHIVEPYVNHTENFKNLSETSDFIKDLEINSANLVDVILDIEDEFNIRIENDDMEQMLNVEKSVEVIQQKLK, from the coding sequence ATGACTAAAGATAACATTATTCAAAAATTAAAGCATATTGTCGAGCCTTATGTAAATCATACTGAAAATTTTAAAAACTTATCTGAAACATCAGACTTTATAAAGGATTTAGAAATTAATTCGGCTAATTTAGTAGATGTTATTCTAGATATTGAAGATGAATTTAACATCAGAATCGAGAATGATGATATGGAACAAATGCTTAATGTTGAAAAAAGCGTTGAAGTTATTCAACAAAAGTTGAAGTAA
- a CDS encoding beta-ketoacyl-[acyl-carrier-protein] synthase family protein has translation MNNRVVITGLGVVAPNAIGKKSFLQALKNQINGITFHQDLANKSFSCQVAGTPQVNSNLLNHYFTALEQKGLLASGLIYGGIAGQEAWLDAGLEINKSTDYDTGVIFGTGILGVEKLKEAFNQIENQKVRRLGSTSVLQTMASGVSAFLGGKLGCGNWVTSNSSACTTGTEAFLMGYEHLKLNKAKRMLVGSSSDSGALVWGGFEALRILPYQFNQHPEEASRPMSKNAQGFVPSSGAGALVLETLDSALERQAPIYAEVCGGAINSGGQRQGGSMTAPNSEAVQKCILQSLSNAKVNAAEIDTINGHLTGTAMDAVEINNWHSALNLNDEKFPLINSLKSHIGHALAAAGSLELVASVLQVKHQFVFGNRNLQPIHPDILNQISKKSIPNQSQSTSIKYLIKASFGFGDVNACTVLKQFKNE, from the coding sequence ATGAATAATCGCGTTGTTATAACAGGTTTAGGTGTTGTAGCACCGAATGCAATTGGCAAAAAAAGTTTTTTACAAGCATTAAAAAATCAAATCAATGGTATTACTTTTCATCAAGACTTAGCCAATAAATCTTTTAGTTGTCAAGTTGCTGGAACGCCACAAGTTAATAGCAATCTATTAAACCATTACTTCACGGCCTTAGAACAAAAAGGATTATTGGCAAGTGGACTTATTTATGGTGGAATTGCCGGACAAGAAGCGTGGCTTGATGCTGGTTTAGAAATTAATAAATCTACAGATTATGATACAGGCGTTATTTTTGGCACAGGAATTTTAGGTGTTGAAAAGTTAAAAGAAGCTTTTAATCAAATTGAAAATCAAAAGGTTAGAAGGCTTGGCAGCACGAGTGTTTTACAAACCATGGCAAGTGGTGTTTCTGCATTTTTAGGCGGTAAATTAGGTTGTGGAAATTGGGTAACATCTAACTCATCGGCATGTACAACAGGTACTGAAGCCTTTTTGATGGGGTACGAACATCTTAAGCTCAATAAAGCTAAACGAATGCTTGTTGGCAGTAGTAGTGACTCTGGCGCTTTAGTTTGGGGTGGATTTGAAGCTTTGAGAATTTTACCTTATCAGTTTAATCAACATCCAGAAGAAGCCTCAAGACCAATGAGTAAAAACGCACAAGGTTTTGTGCCAAGTAGTGGCGCTGGTGCTTTAGTTTTAGAAACCTTAGACTCAGCTCTAGAAAGACAAGCGCCAATTTATGCAGAGGTTTGTGGAGGTGCTATTAATTCTGGCGGTCAGCGTCAAGGTGGTAGCATGACAGCACCAAACTCTGAAGCTGTTCAAAAATGTATTTTGCAATCGTTAAGTAACGCTAAAGTTAATGCTGCTGAAATTGACACAATAAATGGTCATTTAACAGGTACGGCAATGGATGCTGTTGAAATTAATAATTGGCATTCAGCTCTAAATTTAAATGACGAAAAATTTCCATTAATAAACTCATTAAAAAGTCATATTGGCCACGCATTAGCAGCTGCAGGAAGTTTAGAGTTGGTAGCTTCAGTTTTGCAAGTTAAGCATCAATTTGTGTTTGGAAACCGAAATTTACAACCTATTCATCCAGACATACTAAACCAAATTTCAAAAAAATCGATTCCTAATCAATCTCAATCTACTTCAATTAAATACCTTATAAAAGCAAGTTTTGGTTTTGGAGATGTTAATGCGTGTACTGTTTTAAAACAATTTAAAAATGAATAA
- a CDS encoding SDR family oxidoreductase — translation MKPTALIIGGSQGLGYASAKELALRGFNLIIIHRDSRALNEEITEKFDDLRSLSVEVTSHNFDATRTDKIDTFINQIQPDLQFDLVLHSIAKGNLKNVVGEDALTTNDFQTTLQSMAISFYSWANRLVHHQKMKNPSQFIAFTSEGNSKVIPQYGAVSAAKTALESIMKQLAVELAPKGIRANCIQAGLVDTKALQHFPAYKQLKSYTIKRNPYKRLTTTEDVANVVGLLSDSAARWINGSIIKVDGGESLV, via the coding sequence ATGAAACCAACAGCGTTAATTATTGGCGGTAGCCAAGGTTTGGGGTATGCAAGTGCTAAAGAATTAGCTCTACGTGGATTTAATTTGATTATTATACATCGAGATTCTAGAGCTTTAAATGAAGAAATCACTGAAAAGTTTGATGATTTACGCTCACTTTCAGTTGAAGTAACTAGCCATAATTTTGATGCTACACGCACCGATAAAATAGATACATTCATAAATCAAATTCAGCCAGATTTGCAATTCGATTTAGTCTTACATTCAATTGCAAAAGGTAATTTAAAAAATGTTGTTGGCGAAGATGCACTTACTACAAATGATTTCCAGACAACCTTGCAATCTATGGCTATCAGTTTTTATAGCTGGGCAAATCGACTTGTACATCATCAAAAAATGAAAAATCCAAGTCAATTTATAGCCTTCACTAGTGAAGGAAACTCTAAAGTTATTCCACAATATGGCGCTGTTTCAGCAGCAAAAACGGCTTTAGAAAGCATCATGAAACAACTTGCCGTAGAACTTGCACCAAAAGGTATCAGAGCTAATTGTATTCAAGCAGGTTTGGTTGACACAAAAGCTTTGCAGCATTTCCCAGCATACAAGCAACTTAAGTCTTACACCATAAAACGTAATCCTTATAAACGCCTAACAACAACAGAAGATGTCGCAAATGTGGTTGGTTTGTTAAGTGATTCAGCTGCACGCTGGATAAACGGTAGCATTATAAAAGTTGATGGTGGTGAAAGTTTAGTTTAA